One Lusitaniella coriacea LEGE 07157 DNA window includes the following coding sequences:
- a CDS encoding DUF309 domain-containing protein, with protein MPLTEFLQGIEEFNREEFYACHDTLEALWMDSVEPHKQFYQGILQIAVGCYHLTNLNWRGAVILLGEGTRRIRDYQPDYEGVNVTQLFNDSLNLLEALQQIEPSEIDKFLEQLQSPNSGFPKILQIPAD; from the coding sequence ATGCCCTTAACTGAATTTCTACAAGGGATTGAGGAGTTTAATCGCGAAGAGTTTTACGCCTGTCACGATACCCTAGAAGCCTTGTGGATGGACTCGGTTGAACCACACAAACAGTTTTATCAAGGGATTCTGCAAATTGCCGTAGGATGCTATCACCTCACCAATCTTAACTGGCGCGGTGCGGTAATTTTATTGGGGGAAGGAACGCGGCGCATCCGCGACTATCAACCCGACTACGAAGGCGTTAACGTCACGCAACTGTTTAATGACAGTTTGAATTTACTCGAAGCGCTGCAACAAATCGAACCCTCTGAGATCGATAAGTTTCTCGAACAGTTGCAATCGCCTAATTCGGGTTTCCCAAAAATCCTTCAAATTCCAGCAGATTAA
- a CDS encoding ferredoxin-thioredoxin reductase catalytic domain-containing protein, whose protein sequence is MTAEQTNTTKSNKTLAAMKNFAEQYAKRTDTYFCVDSSVTAVVIEGLAKHKDELGSPLCPCRHYEDKEAEVKNTYWNCPCVPMRERKDCHCMLFITPENEFSGEQQDIELEEILKVRESLS, encoded by the coding sequence ATGACTGCCGAGCAAACCAATACTACAAAAAGCAATAAAACCCTAGCGGCAATGAAAAACTTTGCCGAACAGTACGCAAAACGCACCGATACTTATTTTTGCGTCGATTCCTCTGTCACCGCAGTGGTCATCGAAGGCTTGGCAAAACATAAAGACGAACTCGGTTCTCCCTTATGTCCCTGTCGCCATTACGAAGACAAAGAAGCAGAAGTTAAAAATACCTATTGGAATTGTCCTTGCGTACCAATGCGCGAACGCAAAGATTGCCACTGTATGTTATTCATCACGCCTGAAAACGAATTTTCAGGGGAACAGCAGGATATTGAACTCGAAGAAATTCTCAAAGTTCGTGAAAGTCTTTCTTAA